The Besnoitia besnoiti strain Bb-Ger1 chromosome IV, whole genome shotgun sequence genome contains a region encoding:
- a CDS encoding ribosomal protein RPS19 (encoded by transcript BESB_055200) — protein MSNSAYLYETPLQTRVHTVKDVKADAFIALYANHLKKRGRFQLPKWIDYVKTAHAKELAPYDPDWLYVRAAAILRHLYIRPDCGVGGFRKVFSCRQRRGVRPNHTSKASGKIIRYILQQFEEMGLVESDPEKPGRRLTKNGQRELDVIARQCAKPATSD, from the exons ATGTCGAACTCCGCATACTTGTACGAAACGCCTTTGCAGACGCGCGTCCACACCGTCAAGGATGTGAAGGCGGACGCGTTCATTGCGTTGTATGCGAACCACCTGAAGAAGCGCGGCCGATTTCAGCTCCCCAAATGGATCGACTATGTTAAGACTGCGCAC GCCAAGGAGCTGGCTCCTTATGACCCCGACTGGCTCTACGTCCGTGCGGCTGCTATCCTCCGTCACCTGTACATCCGCCCGGACTGCGGAGTTGGCGGATTCCGCAAGGTCTTCAgctgcagacagcgacgTGGTGTGAGACCCAACCACACTTCGAAGGCCAGCGGAAAGATCATCCGCTACATCCTCCAGCAATTCGAGGAGATGGGCCTCGTCGAGAGCGACCCCGAGAAGCC CGGACGTCGTTTGACGAAGAACGGTCAGAGGGAATTGGATGTCATTGCTCGTCAGTGTGCCAAGCCCGCGACTTCCGACTAA
- a CDS encoding hypothetical protein (encoded by transcript BESB_055210) yields the protein MARRSQRVIRSAIVFAGLSSVFPGSLTDSSAINDPLTPRPVSWEPDPPTGHKAPAPPIATDAPAEEDVSDRYHFPYGVPVRPAGTPRTVETGVGLTADLMPRGIVTRSRDAPKTQHENPTIKIKTTAFDASTPRLKEQADQAGSSSCPAHRARVIEARLRALKSQTEAAVKEVHRAQLEQQQLIARLDTRINAVNELLDGLEENQECLVQRLQSTGDVFVRRREEQSEIFIADMAAFAVTSGLTNAFHTQGEIATKLERLTTSTEKNAKALTSLLRRMDTQKDEMKAWLTVTLRRLEMSIDERTNAMIHTLRQEAERSTQAMQQQLNDKGLDNLLLMQALDRVEAQLSARGIAIADISHLDEEASFYMSRAAFEKALKGRLQGEKVMATFVVTQCPSAMNGAAFMNTYLLPSSRSFRTLFKAAEQRAGVSAVVVRIQSVMAEALMEIDGKPTSLQYVTPSAHEALNVTSKDRFGYEISERLEDLGAGDFGPGLQGRLFVVVYLGTRNVVFVKILGKLELARPASPLAKEDGLACADDPPAFMDMVPLT from the exons ATGGCCCGTCGCTCGCAGCGAGTGATACGCTCCGCTATTGTGTTTGCCGGGCTCTCATCTGTTTTCCCTGGCTCTTTAACCGACAGCAGCGCGATAAACGACCCACTGACACCACGACCAGTTTCATGGGAACCGGATCCTCCTACAGGGCATAAGGCTCCCGCCCCCCCAATAGCGACAGATGCGcccgccgaggaggacgtTAGCGATAGAT ATCATTTCCCGTATGGGGTGCCAGTCCGCCCGGCAGGAACCCCACGGACAGTAGAGACAGGAGTGGGATTGACTGCTGATCTAATGCCAAGAGGCATCGTTACTCGATCTAGAGATGCTCCTAAAACACAGCATGAAAACCCAACAATAAAGATTAAAACGACGGCATTTGATGCATCTACGCCGAGGCTGAAGGAGCAAGCGGACCAAGCCGGGTCATCTAGTTGCCCCGCCCATAGGGCCAGAGTCATTGAAGCGCGTTTGCGCGCTCTCAAGTCGCAAACCGAAGCAGCGGTGAAGGAAGTGCACCGAGCACAGCTGGAACAGCAGCAGCTAATTGCGCGACTGGATACCCGAATAAATGCTGTGAATGAGCTGCTAG ATGGGCTGGAAGAAAACCAGGAGTGCCTCGTGCAGCGCTTGCAGAGCACAGGTGACGTGTTTGTTCGCCGTAGGGAGGAACAATCAGAGATCTTCATTGCCGACATGGCGGCTTTCGCTGTCACATCTGGACTGACGAACGCGTTCCACACACAGGGAGAAATAGCGACAAAGCTGGAGAGGCTCACGACGTCGACCGAAAAG AATGCCAAGGCGCTCACATCGCTTCTTCGACGTATGGATACCCAGAAAGATGAGATGAAAGCATGGCTGACGGTCACGCTTCGCAGATTGGAGATGTCCATAGATGAGCGCACCAACGCCATGATTCACACACTCCGGCAAGAAGCGGAAAGGTCAACTCAGGCAATGCAACAACAGCTAAATGACAAGGGGCTCGATAATCTGCTTCTCATGCAAGCTCTCGACAGGGTAGAGGCCCAACTCAGTGCTCGGGGGATTGCCATCGCGGATATATCCCACCTGGATGAAGAAGCATCGTTTTACATGTCGAGGGCAGCATTCGAGAAGGCACTCAAAGGAAGGCTCCAAGGCGAGAAAGT GATGGCGACGTTCGTGGTCACGCAGTGCCCCAGTGCTATGAATGGTGCGGCATTTATGAATACCTACCTGCTGCCCTCCAGTAGAAGTTTTCGCACGTTGTTCAAAGCTGCGGAGCAAAGGGCGGGTGTCTCTGCTGTCGTCGTTCGCATCCAGTCCGTCATGGCCGAGGCTTTGATGGAAATAGATGGTAAACCCACGTCGCTCCAGTACGTTACGCCTTCTGCTCACGAAGCGCTCAATGTGACTTCCAAAGATCGTTTTGGGTACGAGATTTCCGAGCGCTTAGAGGACCTAGGAGCGGGAGATTTCGGACCGGGATTACAAGGCCGGTTATTCGTTGTTGTTTATTTGGGAACTAGGAACG TTGTGTTTGTGAAGATTCTTGGGAAGCTGGAGCTCGCTCGG CCTGCCTCCCCATTAGCCAAGGAAGATGGTTTGGCCTGCGCCGATGATCCCCCAGCATTCATGGACATGGTGCCTCTGACGTGA